A DNA window from Hevea brasiliensis isolate MT/VB/25A 57/8 chromosome 2, ASM3005281v1, whole genome shotgun sequence contains the following coding sequences:
- the LOC131177899 gene encoding uncharacterized protein LOC131177899 — MAIRGKNEKELLSEFISKNRVVNCISQFGWERQFQHAFTHEMFKLIQEQIKRLWYCDVNPPNDDEESNEHGTERYNILERCIINDWYHMEFAYRVKQKENGQYFSCNCKKFDSSRILCCHILKVIVAKGIEKMEYVKRQLRALQVNLSEWNDGLLASAIGSENVSIANSDSSVAVLNPNEARSRGRPRSNRFQSRHELNGGSNRSKTRGRRGRRGCGTRVAGGGRTTNFVIQNNID, encoded by the exons ATGGCCATACGTGGGAAGAATGAGAAGGAGTTGCTTTCAGAGTTCATATCGAAAAATAGGGTTGTTAACTGCATATCTCAGTTTGGATGGGAAAGACAATTTCAACATGCATTCACTCATGAAATGTTCAAGTTGATTCAAGAGCAGATTAAGCGCTTGTGGTACTGCGATGTGAATCCACCAAATGACGATGAAGAGAGCAATGAGCATGGCACGGAGAGATATAATATATTGGAGAGGTGCATAATCAATGATTGGTACCACATGGAGTTTGCCTACAGGGTTAAGCAAAAAGAAAATGGGCAATATTTCAGCTGCAATTGCAAAAAATTCGATTCAAGTAGAATACTTTGTTGCCACATCTTGAAAGTGATAGTTGCAAAAGGCATCGAG AAGATGGAGTATGTTAAGAGGCAACTTCGAGCTTTGCAAGTGAATTTATCAGAATGGAATGATGGATTATTAGCTTCTGCAATAGGCTCAGAAAATGTTAGCATTGCAAATTCAGATAGTTCAGTTGCTGTTTTGAATCCAAATGAGGCTCGTAGCCGCGGAAGGCCACGAAGCAATCGATTCCAATCAAGACATGAATTGAATGGAGGAAGCAACCGTAGCAAAACTAGAGGTAGGAGAGGTCGACGTGGATGCGGCACACGTGTAGCTGGTGGAGGGCGAACCACAAACTTCGTCATACAAAATAATATAGATTag